In Calonectris borealis chromosome 22, bCalBor7.hap1.2, whole genome shotgun sequence, one genomic interval encodes:
- the LOC142092064 gene encoding olfactory receptor 6X1-like translates to MENQTFVTEFILLGFPSLQRVHVLLFVGVLVIYILTVTGNVIIIATVVNDNTLHKPMYFFLGNLSFLGIIYVSATTPKFLASLVEVKKSISIAGCKAQAFSHFFLGATELFLLTAMSFDRYIAIRNPLHYTTIMSGKLCAQLSFGSWMGGFLIVFVQTVLVFRLPFCGSNIINHFYCDVGPMLKLACTDTYYLERLIFTVATLVLFSTSFLTVISYFAIILTILRIPSTSGRRKAFSTCIAHLTVVITLYGSVIFIYIRPRGHASQNMNKVVSLLITLVTPLLNPFIYTLRNKEVQTALKKSLTRNKIFEVKE, encoded by the coding sequence atggaaaaccagacttttgtgactgaatttattcttctCGGTTTCCCCAGCCTTCAAAGGGttcatgttttgctgtttgtgggAGTCTTGGTCATCTACATTTTGACTGTCACTGGGAATGTCATCATCATCGCCACAGTGGTGAATGACAACACTCTCCACaaacccatgtatttcttccttggaaaTCTGTCATTTCTGGGAATCATCTATGTCTCGGCTACTACACCCAAGTTTTTAGCCAGTCTTGTGGAGGTCAAGAAGTCTATCAGCATAGCTGGGTGCAAAGCCCAAgccttctcccactttttccttgGTGCTACTGAGCTTTTCCTCCTCACAGCCATGTCCTTTGACCGATACATAGCAATACGCAACCCTCTCCACTACACCACCATCATGAGTGGAaaactgtgtgctcagctctcaTTTGGCTCTTGGATGGGTGGCTTTCTGATTGTCTTTGTGCAAACTGTTCTGGTGTTCAGACTGCCATTCTGTGGCTCCAATATCATCAATCACTTCTACTGTGACGTTGGGCCAATGCTGAAGCTGGCTTGCACTGACACTTACTACCTTGAAAGGCTTATTTTCACTGTTGCTACATTGGTTCTGTTTAGCACTTCCTTTTTGACTGTCATCTCCTACTTCGCCATCATTTTGACGATATTAAGGATCCCATCTACTTCTGGGAGACGGAAGGCTTTCTCCACCTGCATTGCTCATCTGACTGTAGTCATCACGCTTTATGGGTCGGTCATATTCATTTACATCAGGCCAAGAGGACATGCCTCACAAAATATGAACAAAGTGGTGTCCCTTCTGATCACCCTTGTAACGCCACTGCTGAAccctttcatttatactttgagGAACAAAGAGGTACAGACTGCCTTGAAAAAATCActgactagaaataaaatatttgaggttAAAGAATGA
- the LOC142091595 gene encoding LOW QUALITY PROTEIN: epimerase family protein SDR39U1-like (The sequence of the model RefSeq protein was modified relative to this genomic sequence to represent the inferred CDS: inserted 1 base in 1 codon) — protein sequence MSPTLSAGYYRPSPTAEYTEDSPGGDFDFFSRLMTXWEAAALIPGSPTRGVVVRSGVVLGRGGGAISQMAWPFRLGLGGPLGSGLQPFPWIHIRDLAGIVCHALESESLQGVLSGVSPSSPDTSNGTFAQELAAALGRPALLPVPAWAVRAVFGAERAVMLLEGQRVVPMGLDEILPRVLRERWKCSPSHFQSFISSPG from the exons ATGTCCCCAACCCTTTCCGCAG GCTATTACCGCCCTAGCCCCACAGCCGAGTATACTGAGGACAGTCCTGGGGGGGATTTTGACTTCTTCTCGCGCCTGATGA CCTGGGAGGCTGCAGCTCTCATCCCTGGGAGCCCAACTCGTGGTGTTGTGGTGAGATCTG GGGTAGTGCTGGGCCGAGGTGGTGGTGCAATCTCTCAAATGGCTTGGCCTTTCCGTCTGGGACTAGGAGGCCCCTTGGGCTctgggctgcagcccttcccatggATCCACATTCGGGACCTGGCTGGGATCGTGTGTCATGCCCTGGAGAGTGAGAGCCTGCAAGGTGTCCTCAGCGGtgtctccccatcctcccctgACACCTCCAATGGCACCTTTGCTCAGGAGCTTGCTGCCGCCCTGgggcgcccagccctgctgccggtGCCTGCTTGGGCAGTGCGGGCTGTCTTTGGGGCAGAGCGGGCCGTCATGCTGTTGGAGGGCCAGAGGGTGGTGCCAATGGGGCTGGATGAGATCctcccaagggtactgagggagcgatggaagtgctcaccaagccactttcaatcatttatcagcagtcctggctaa